In one window of Pelosinus sp. IPA-1 DNA:
- a CDS encoding HAMP domain-containing sensor histidine kinase has translation MIRSIFSKILLSHIGLVLLSTITLTLFMSYLVRSTAIDTKRQDLLTKGATVMELLTPDIIAGKIPPDDVLDKIGDLAGGSIWIVNQKGALLAGKPPSNFSKRFQEVKQENTDLFSNGPHSWIRPTSKHKDPSIMVALTIPDSSTPIVVFLDAPIIGVNKTVASLENLLLYSLLFTLFTAIIVGFLVARSLTKPIADISQAAKSFAKGNFDSRTTATGNNEIGHLGQTFNTMADSLAQIEQNRRNFLASVSHELKTPVTSIQALSETILDGLAPKPEQQHRYISTILNESKRLGRLIGDLLDLSQLEADALSIVSEKLDISKWLQIEIEKIEPLLTKKQIALSLDLPEQVPCAWGDADRLSQVFTNLLTNAIRHSPEQAVITISLSIIRQSLSIAIIDSGSGISPEDLPYIWDRFYRGDKSRARISGGTGLGLAITKKLIQAMQGTITVESQLGKGSTFTFTLPIVK, from the coding sequence ATGATTCGTTCTATATTTAGCAAGATTCTTCTATCACATATTGGACTTGTTTTATTAAGCACAATCACCCTAACCCTATTTATGTCCTATCTGGTCAGGTCCACTGCTATTGATACCAAACGCCAAGACCTGCTCACTAAAGGTGCTACTGTCATGGAATTGTTAACACCGGACATTATCGCTGGCAAAATACCTCCTGATGATGTTCTAGACAAAATTGGCGATTTAGCAGGAGGTTCCATTTGGATTGTAAATCAAAAAGGGGCATTGCTTGCCGGAAAGCCGCCAAGCAATTTTAGCAAACGTTTTCAAGAAGTAAAACAGGAAAATACAGATTTATTTAGCAATGGCCCCCATTCATGGATACGCCCTACCTCTAAACATAAAGATCCATCCATCATGGTTGCTCTCACTATACCGGATTCCTCAACTCCAATTGTTGTATTTTTAGATGCCCCCATCATAGGAGTCAATAAAACCGTCGCCTCTTTAGAAAACTTATTACTCTACTCTTTGTTATTCACTCTCTTTACAGCCATTATCGTAGGATTCCTGGTTGCCCGCAGCCTTACAAAACCCATAGCAGACATTAGCCAAGCTGCAAAAAGTTTTGCAAAAGGTAATTTCGATAGCCGCACTACTGCCACAGGAAATAATGAGATTGGCCACTTAGGACAAACTTTTAATACCATGGCAGATTCTTTAGCGCAAATTGAACAAAATAGGCGTAATTTTCTCGCTAGCGTTTCACATGAGCTAAAAACTCCAGTTACCTCAATTCAAGCTTTATCGGAAACCATCTTAGATGGTTTAGCCCCTAAACCAGAGCAGCAGCATCGTTATATAAGTACTATATTAAATGAAAGTAAACGTTTAGGTCGATTAATTGGTGACTTGCTTGATTTATCCCAATTAGAAGCAGATGCATTGTCGATTGTCTCCGAGAAATTGGATATAAGTAAATGGTTACAAATAGAAATTGAAAAAATCGAACCCCTATTGACAAAAAAACAAATTGCTCTTTCTCTTGACCTACCAGAACAGGTCCCCTGTGCCTGGGGTGATGCAGATCGATTAAGCCAAGTATTTACTAACTTACTTACTAATGCTATAAGACATTCACCTGAACAGGCAGTAATCACTATTAGCTTATCCATAATAAGACAATCCTTATCCATTGCCATTATAGATTCAGGCTCTGGCATTTCACCTGAAGATCTACCTTATATCTGGGATCGCTTTTACCGTGGGGATAAATCTAGAGCGCGAATTTCTGGTGGCACAGGGTTAGGTTTAGCCATTACCAAAAAGCTAATACAGGCGATGCAAGGCACCATTACCGTTGAAAGTCAATTAGGGAAGGGATCTACATTTACTTTTACACTTCCCATCGTCAAATAA
- the ftsH gene encoding ATP-dependent zinc metalloprotease FtsH, which produces MNKFFRNVSFYLLIIIIAISIIDYYSSRTTNKQEISYTQFLHQIEEQKVQGVTVVENNIRGKLTDGTEFTTITPNDPTLINTLREKNVDIKAEQPPQPPWWTTIFSSILPMLLLIGVWFFIMQQTQGGGNRVMSFGKSRAKLHGEDKIKVTFGDMAGADEAKQELEEVVEFLKHPKKFNDLGARIPKGVLLFGPPGTGKTLLARAVAGEAGVPFFSISGSDFVEMFVGVGASRVRDLFEQAKKSAPCIVFIDEIDAVGRQRGAGLGGGHDEREQTLNQLLVEMDGFGVNEGIIIIAATNRPDILDPALLRPGRFDRQIVVDKPDVKGRLEILKVHTKGKPVAKEVSLDVLARRTPGFTGADLSNLVNEAALLAARRNKKRIDMPEMEESVERVVAGPERKSKVISEREKKLTAYHEAGHALIGMLLDNTDPVHKVSIIPRGRAGGYTLMLPTEDRYYATRTELLEQLSVLLGGRVAEAVVLKEISTGAQNDLERATDLSRKMITEYGMSESLGPITFGHKQQQQVFLGRDISRDRNYGEEVASAIDKEVRRLIEGAYNKTEAMLQENIDKLHLIAAALIEKETLEASDLEELLANGKISEKTEQDEIVLTKGEGTDDNSQTGPKIVYSSRS; this is translated from the coding sequence TTGAATAAATTTTTTCGAAATGTAAGTTTTTATTTGTTGATTATTATCATTGCTATTTCAATAATTGACTATTATTCCTCACGTACGACGAATAAACAGGAAATAAGTTATACTCAATTTTTACATCAAATTGAGGAGCAAAAGGTCCAGGGAGTAACCGTTGTAGAAAATAACATTCGTGGAAAACTTACGGATGGTACAGAATTTACGACGATTACACCAAATGACCCTACGCTTATTAATACGTTGCGAGAAAAAAATGTGGATATTAAAGCTGAACAACCACCGCAACCGCCTTGGTGGACAACAATTTTCTCTTCTATTTTGCCAATGTTGCTCTTAATTGGGGTATGGTTCTTCATTATGCAACAGACGCAAGGTGGCGGTAATCGGGTAATGTCTTTTGGCAAAAGCCGTGCGAAGCTTCATGGTGAAGATAAAATCAAAGTAACCTTTGGCGATATGGCAGGAGCCGATGAGGCCAAACAAGAATTGGAGGAAGTTGTTGAGTTCCTAAAACATCCTAAGAAATTTAACGATTTAGGTGCTCGTATTCCAAAAGGGGTTTTATTGTTTGGACCTCCAGGAACTGGTAAAACCCTATTAGCTCGAGCAGTAGCTGGAGAAGCGGGAGTGCCGTTCTTTAGTATTAGTGGTTCTGACTTCGTCGAAATGTTTGTTGGTGTCGGAGCTTCAAGAGTTCGGGATTTGTTTGAACAAGCTAAAAAGAGTGCGCCATGCATCGTGTTTATTGATGAAATTGATGCTGTAGGACGTCAACGGGGCGCAGGCCTCGGTGGTGGTCATGATGAACGGGAACAAACCTTAAACCAATTATTGGTTGAGATGGATGGTTTCGGCGTTAATGAAGGTATTATCATTATTGCGGCAACGAATCGTCCAGATATTTTGGATCCTGCATTATTGCGTCCAGGTCGTTTTGATAGACAAATTGTTGTTGATAAACCGGATGTCAAAGGCCGTTTGGAGATCTTAAAAGTTCATACAAAAGGTAAACCTGTAGCGAAAGAAGTCAGTCTTGATGTGTTGGCGCGTCGTACACCAGGTTTCACTGGTGCTGATCTTAGTAACTTAGTGAATGAAGCAGCTCTCTTAGCAGCACGCCGTAATAAAAAACGGATTGACATGCCTGAAATGGAAGAGTCCGTTGAGCGTGTTGTCGCAGGACCAGAACGCAAAAGTAAGGTTATTAGTGAACGAGAAAAGAAGCTCACTGCCTATCATGAAGCTGGTCATGCTTTGATTGGGATGCTTTTAGATAATACAGATCCAGTACATAAAGTTTCGATTATCCCTAGAGGACGAGCTGGTGGTTACACATTGATGTTACCAACAGAAGACCGCTATTATGCAACACGCACGGAATTACTAGAACAGCTTAGTGTTTTATTAGGCGGACGTGTAGCTGAAGCTGTAGTACTTAAGGAAATTAGTACTGGTGCTCAAAATGATTTGGAACGTGCTACTGATTTGTCCCGTAAGATGATTACTGAATACGGTATGAGTGAGAGCTTAGGGCCAATTACTTTTGGACATAAACAACAGCAACAGGTATTCTTGGGAAGAGATATTTCCCGTGATCGTAATTATGGTGAAGAAGTAGCTTCTGCCATTGATAAAGAGGTACGTAGGTTAATTGAAGGCGCCTACAATAAAACAGAAGCAATGCTGCAAGAAAATATTGATAAGCTTCACTTGATTGCTGCTGCTCTGATTGAAAAAGAAACACTAGAAGCCAGTGATTTAGAAGAACTTTTAGCGAATGGTAAGATTTCTGAAAAAACTGAGCAAGACGAAATTGTTCTTACTAAAGGTGAGGGCACTGATGACAATAGTCAAACGGGACCTAAAATCGTATATAGTTCTCGTTCCTAG
- a CDS encoding asparaginase yields the protein MSEVLLHYTRGGKVESVHRADVAVVDVTGKMVWEFGDGKRPMFWRSAAKPFQLLPFVEQGGVEKFKITEEEIAFMVSSHSGEAEHVALAHALLAKVGLTIEALACGPAKPMSSKMAKELMVQKQPFQVVHNACSGKHSGMLALAQMLQVAIAGYTELMHPVQQMMHQAVADSVRMQKETVETGIDGCGVPVFYLPLYNMSLAYARLAKPEEGQWGQREKSVRLIRDAMLAHPHVVAGTKRFDTVLMNVTKGRILAKIGSEAVYCLASVPDGLGVTFKIDDGSYRAVNPAGIAILKKLDLLSSAEYQTLVEQFPPVLKNHRGDVIGTVEATI from the coding sequence ATGAGTGAAGTATTATTGCATTATACACGTGGTGGTAAGGTGGAGAGTGTACATCGGGCTGATGTTGCTGTTGTAGATGTAACAGGGAAAATGGTATGGGAATTTGGGGATGGCAAGAGGCCAATGTTTTGGCGTTCGGCTGCTAAGCCTTTTCAATTATTACCTTTTGTAGAACAAGGCGGCGTGGAAAAATTTAAAATAACAGAAGAAGAAATCGCTTTCATGGTTTCTTCTCATAGTGGGGAAGCAGAGCATGTTGCTTTGGCACATGCCCTGCTGGCAAAAGTAGGTTTAACGATTGAGGCATTGGCCTGCGGTCCTGCCAAGCCAATGAGTAGTAAAATGGCTAAAGAATTAATGGTGCAAAAGCAGCCTTTTCAGGTAGTACATAATGCTTGTTCAGGTAAGCACAGTGGTATGCTGGCTCTTGCTCAAATGTTACAGGTTGCGATAGCAGGATATACAGAACTAATGCACCCGGTTCAACAAATGATGCACCAGGCTGTTGCTGATAGTGTAAGAATGCAAAAAGAAACAGTGGAAACAGGAATCGATGGCTGCGGTGTCCCTGTATTTTATTTGCCGCTTTATAATATGTCATTGGCCTATGCCCGCTTGGCTAAACCCGAGGAGGGGCAATGGGGTCAACGCGAGAAGTCGGTACGTCTGATTCGTGACGCTATGCTAGCCCATCCTCACGTTGTGGCAGGTACGAAGCGTTTTGATACTGTTCTTATGAACGTTACTAAAGGACGTATTTTAGCTAAAATAGGTTCGGAAGCAGTGTATTGCCTAGCATCCGTGCCAGATGGACTGGGTGTGACCTTTAAAATTGACGATGGAAGTTATCGTGCGGTTAATCCAGCTGGAATAGCTATATTGAAGAAGCTCGATTTACTTTCTTCAGCGGAGTACCAAACTTTAGTGGAACAGTTTCCTCCTGTGCTAAAAAATCACCGTGGCGATGTAATCGGAACGGTAGAAGCAACAATATAA
- a CDS encoding biotin--[acetyl-CoA-carboxylase] ligase, producing MRKSILNMLRNNANEYLSGEEISRQLSVSRTAIWKHMQTLKQAGYEIEAHPRQGYRLRSVPDRLLPDEIRDQLKTTMLGQHEIYYFDDIDSTNNEAKKQANLGCHEGAIVLSEAQNRGRGRIARSWFSPSGKGIWLSIILKPPFLPSDAPKCTLLAAVAVTKAIRTITKVQCGIKWPNDILYKGKKIVGILTEMNAEMDAINYIVIGMGINVNIDKDEFPEELREIATSLSQASGQPIARLTLLQAILAELETEYNKVIQHGFSQMLDEWRQLSVTLGQTIDALGGSRQFSGVAIDIDQDGTLLVQTEEKIERIIAGDISIRPKV from the coding sequence GTGCGCAAGAGCATTTTAAATATGTTACGTAATAACGCAAATGAGTACTTATCCGGTGAAGAAATTAGCAGACAGCTGTCAGTCTCTAGGACGGCAATTTGGAAACATATGCAAACCCTTAAACAGGCAGGTTATGAGATTGAAGCCCATCCTCGTCAAGGTTATCGTCTAAGAAGTGTACCAGATCGCCTATTACCAGATGAGATTCGAGATCAATTGAAGACCACTATGTTGGGGCAACATGAAATATATTATTTTGATGATATTGATTCTACTAATAATGAAGCGAAAAAACAAGCAAACTTAGGATGCCACGAAGGTGCAATTGTATTATCTGAGGCGCAGAACAGGGGAAGAGGGAGGATCGCTCGCAGCTGGTTTTCTCCTTCTGGCAAAGGTATTTGGCTATCCATAATATTAAAGCCACCCTTTCTTCCTTCTGATGCTCCTAAGTGTACCTTACTAGCTGCTGTTGCCGTAACCAAGGCGATTCGCACTATAACTAAAGTGCAGTGTGGTATTAAATGGCCGAATGATATTTTATATAAAGGGAAAAAGATAGTAGGGATTTTGACTGAAATGAATGCGGAAATGGACGCGATCAATTATATCGTAATTGGTATGGGAATCAATGTAAATATTGACAAAGATGAGTTTCCAGAGGAACTTAGAGAAATTGCAACCTCTCTTTCTCAGGCCTCTGGGCAGCCTATAGCGAGACTAACCTTATTGCAGGCAATTTTGGCGGAGTTAGAAACAGAGTACAATAAAGTAATACAACATGGTTTTTCTCAAATGTTAGATGAGTGGCGTCAACTTTCCGTTACGCTAGGGCAAACGATTGACGCCTTAGGTGGGAGCAGACAGTTTAGCGGGGTGGCAATTGATATTGACCAAGACGGTACACTGCTGGTTCAAACGGAAGAAAAAATAGAAAGAATTATTGCTGGAGACATTTCAATTCGGCCAAAAGTGTAG
- a CDS encoding response regulator transcription factor has protein sequence MPIKILVADDEPAISEVVKLYLEQEGFTVFTAEDGEIALTIETTEQPDLLILDVMLPKLSGWELCQTIKRPVPVIFLTAKSAEVDKMTGFSLGADDYITKPFSPRELVARIKAVLRRSGLLQPNGTTLNFAELSINTAAQGVECNGQLASLSPKEFELLLFLARHPHVAFSREQLLTNVWGYDFDGDDRTVDATIKRLRQKLHDANYTYIHTVWGTGYKFEVLKK, from the coding sequence ATGCCGATAAAAATTTTAGTAGCAGATGATGAGCCTGCTATTTCTGAAGTAGTCAAACTCTACTTAGAACAGGAGGGCTTTACTGTATTTACAGCGGAAGATGGTGAAATCGCTCTTACTATTGAAACAACGGAGCAACCTGATTTGCTAATTCTTGATGTTATGCTACCTAAATTATCAGGCTGGGAACTTTGCCAAACTATCAAACGCCCAGTTCCTGTTATCTTTTTAACAGCTAAAAGTGCAGAGGTCGATAAGATGACAGGTTTTTCCTTAGGTGCGGATGATTATATTACCAAACCTTTTAGCCCAAGGGAACTCGTAGCTAGAATTAAGGCTGTCCTGCGCCGTAGTGGCTTACTACAACCAAACGGCACCACACTAAACTTTGCAGAACTCTCCATCAATACGGCAGCCCAAGGAGTGGAGTGTAATGGACAACTCGCTTCTTTATCCCCCAAAGAATTTGAACTACTACTTTTTTTAGCACGTCACCCCCATGTAGCTTTTTCCCGTGAACAACTGCTGACAAATGTTTGGGGTTATGATTTTGATGGAGATGACCGAACGGTAGATGCTACCATTAAAAGATTACGTCAAAAATTACATGACGCTAACTATACCTACATTCATACGGTTTGGGGTACAGGTTATAAATTTGAGGTATTAAAGAAATGA